A stretch of the Lolium perenne isolate Kyuss_39 chromosome 3, Kyuss_2.0, whole genome shotgun sequence genome encodes the following:
- the LOC127343477 gene encoding phloretin 2'-O-glucosyltransferase-like, with protein MDAAATTMAPRKLVVLYPSPGMGHIVSMIELGKIFVARGLAVSIVVIDLPHNTGSSATGPFLAGVTAANPCISFHRLPQVKLPHVESRHIETLNFEVARAANPHLRDFLVSISPDIFIADFFCHVARHVASELGIPVYFFFTSGAEVLAVLLHLPVMHSKTTANFQDMGEELVHVPGIPSFPASHAMLPILDRDDAAYMAFVNVCSDMCRSQGIIANTFRSLEPRAIEAIVAGLCTPVGLPIPPVYCIGPLIKSEELGVKRGDECIAWLDTQPKDSVVFLCFGSLGRFSVKQIREVALGLEASGQRFLWVVKSPPNDDPTKKFENPSEPDLVALLSEGFLDRTKDTGLVVKSWAPQRDVLMHDAVGGFVTHCGWNSVLESIMAGVPMLAWPLYAEQRMNRMFLEKELGLAVAVEGYDKEVVEAGEVAAKVKWMMDSDGGRVSRERTQAAMRQAKKAISQGGESEKTLTGLVEAWILA; from the coding sequence ATGGACGCCGCCGCAACCACCATGGCGCCCCGGAAACTGGTGGTGCTCTACCCTTCACCGGGCATGGGCCACATTGTCTCCATGATCGAGCTCGGGAAGATCTTCGTCGCCCGCGGCCTCGCGGTCAGCATTGTGGTCATCGATCTTCCGCACAACACCGGCTCAAGCGCAACAGGGCCCTTCCTCGCCGGGGTCACCGCTGCCAATCCCTGTATCTCCTTCCATCGTCTCCCGCAGGTCAAGCTCCCACACGTGGAATCCAGGCACATCGAAACGTTAAACTTCGAGGTCGCCCGCGCGGCAAATCCACATCTGCGTGATTTCCTTGTCAGCATCTCCCCGGACATATTCATTGCCGATTTTTTCTGCCATGTCGCCCGCCACGTCGCCTCCGAGCTCGGCATTCCCGTATATTTCTTcttcacctccggcgccgaggtcctGGCTGTCCTTCTGCATCTCCCGGTCATGCACTCTAAGACCACTGCAAACTTCCAGGACATGGGTGAGGAGCTCGTGCATGTCCCTGGAATTCCCTCATTTCCGGCGTCGCACGCCATGCTGCCAATCTTGGACCGTGATGACGCAGCCTACATGGCATTCGTGAACGTGTGCAGCGACATGTGCCGCTCCCAGGGCATCATCGCCAACACCTTCCGCTCGCTCGAGCCGCGGGCCATCGAGGCCATCGTGGCCGGGCTTTGCACACCTGTTGGACTCCCGATCCCTCCAGTCTACTGCATCGGGCCGCTGATAAAGTCAGAGGAGCTGGgtgtgaagcgtggcgatgagtgCATCGCATGGCTGGACACACAGCCCAAGGACAGCGTGGTGTTCCTCTGCTTCGGCAGCCTCGGCCGGTTCAGCGTGAAGCAGATCAGAGAGGTGGCGCTCGGGCTAGAGGCAAGCGGGCAGCGTTTCCTTTGGGTCGTAAAGAGCCCTCCCAACGATGACCCAACCAAGAAGTTCGAGAATCCTTCGGAGCCAGACCTCGTCGCCCTCCTCTCAGAGGGCTTCCTAGACAGGACCAAGGACACGGGCTTGGTCGTCAAGTCGTGGGCGCCGCAGCGTGATGTGCTGATGCACGACGCGGTGGGTGGCTTCGTGACGCACTGTGGTTGGAACTCAGTACTGGAGTCGATCATGGCGGGGGTGCCGATGCTGGCGTGGCCGCTTTACGCGGAGCAACGTATGAACAGGATGTTCCTTGAGAAGGAGCTTGGGCTAGCAGTCGCAGTGGAAGGATACGACAAGGAGGTGGTCGAGGCCGGGGAGGTGGCAGCGAAGGTGAAGTGGATGATGGACTCTGATGGAGGGAGGGTGAGCAGGGAGCGTACGCAGGCGGCGATGCGCCAGGCGAAGAAGGCGATAAGCCAGGGCGGGGAGTCAGAGAAGACGCTGACGGGATTAGTGGAAGCCTGGATACTTGCTTGA